A segment of the Cervus elaphus chromosome 24, mCerEla1.1, whole genome shotgun sequence genome:
CCAGTGCTCACTGTAAGGGAAATGCCCGGGTGCCGGCAACCTCCCTGGTGTGAAAGCTGCTCTGTAACCCTTGACTCCCAAGAGGTCTGGCCTCTTGGGTTTCTAAGCAACTAAAACagggcttttaatttttaaaatattacactcatggtaaaaaaaaaaaaatccaagtggtGCGTGAACGAAGCCCCGGGAAAGGCCACCTCCCTATCGGGCCCCCGGTCACCTCCCAGGAGCGCGGTGTCCCCAGCTCCTCGCATCCTGGCAGAGACGTGCCCAGGATGCCCCTGCCTCTCTGCAGAGAGGACCCCACAGCAACCCTGCCCCAGCCACCTTCGCGGGCCCCCATCTCCCACTAACAGGTTTCAGAGACGGTCCAACAGGGCCACCTCGGAACCCATCACCCTCCTGGAACCCAGCCCGTGAACCGGCCCCGGGAGCCGCTCTGCAGTGTGACCCGACAGGTCTGTGGCTGAGAGGGCGGATCCCGCAGAGGCCCGGGCGACAGCCCTGCTGAGGCCCCACGCTGGACCGGGAGGGGGAGAGAACTCCCCAGAAGGCGGGTGCTGCAGGCCCTTCATGGGGCCCGAGGGGGAGCAGCGTGGCCAGGCCCGGTCCCCGCGTCTGAGCCCCTCGATCCAGCCATGCTGACAGCTTCCTCCTGGACTCCCCGTCACACAAGCCGGCGGCCCCCGCCCACCTGTCCGCTTGAGCGGGACCCCCGTGCTGTGGGGTCCAGTCTACCCCGACCCTGCACTCCAGGCGGCCTGGGGTGTCATCCTCCCTCTGTGGTCCTCTCGTGGGCGCCCGCGTTTTGAGGCTGAACACTCATGTAATCAGTCTACCTGTTCCACAGCTAAACCCCAGCAAAAGCATCTTCATAATTAGCTGATGTTTATTTACCGGGAATGACCAGCCCGTTAAATTTAACGAGGCAGGTTGTCAGGTACGGAGCAGAAGTGTCTTCCTCGAGCGGGACCCAGACCTGGCGAGCTGGCTGCTTCTCTGGCTGTGGGCAGCCCCCACTCCCGGCCCCCCAAACCCTCTGGTTGCCCCACATCCCCCCAGCAGGCTTCACATCCCCGCTGCCTTCTGGGCAGGTATGACATCCTTTGCTCGAGGACGTCAGTTCTGCGTATGGGTGCCCACGGGGCCCGCCAGCCAGCGGGAAGCGAGGGCAGGAGCCCCCAAATGCAGGCGCGGGACAGCACTGCCATGAGCCTCTGGAGGCGGGGGCGGTGGTGCTACAGAGGCACCGCAGTCAGTCAGGAGCAGAAAACAGGTGCATAAACCCCAGCCAAACAGCATGACCCTGAACGCACGGAAACGCGGGCCATGAGCCAGGTGCACCCTCAGCCCATCCCTGGGGCCGTCACGTGTGTGTGGGCAGCCCTGTCCCTCTCCACGACTGAGCTTCTGAATGGATCCCCGAGCTCCAGGCTCAGTCTCCGGGGGCCTCATGGCCGCGGAGCTGGTGGGCAGAGCCCGTGTGCTGCCTTGTCGCCCACGCCGTCCGTGATCAATGCGGGAAAGGGGGGCTCTGCTCCCTGGGGAGGCCTCTCCTAAGCTCCGCGGCCACGACGGAGGCCCCAGGTCGGCACTGAGGACCACAGGCCTGGGGCacggatggggtgggggggtgccctGGGACTCCTGGGCGGATGGGAGCGTGCGGGGCGCCCATCAGGAACTGACCCCAGGGCTGGCATTGCCCACGAGGGAGGGCGccgggggcagggggcagctgGGCATGTGGCCTCTGTGCCCACTCCAGCAGGCAGTTCTGGAGTGAAGCTACTTACCGGAGGGAGCGGACTCAGGTCACAGGCCGCACGCTGGAGTGGCCAGAGGGGCCTGGGCGGCAGGTCCCCTGCCCTCACCCTTGCTGAGCACTGACCACGGCCACCCATCACGGCCCTGAGACGCAGCTGCCTCCCCTGGGCTCTGCCTCCCGCGGGTCACTGCCCGCCCCAGCCAGGGTGGCGGGAGCATCCTGCTGCTGCGCACATCAGGACGCCTGCTACGGGCTTTCGCTACTCCAGGTCCTCGGGGACCACCTCCATGGGTTCGGTCTCCATCTCAGTGGTCGGGATTTTCTGGTTCCTGGCTGGACCCTGGACATCCCAGTCGGCGTGTCACGCTGACCCCAGTGACCGGGTAGGATGGGAACCCACCCCTGTGGACGGTCACACGACAGGACCTGGGCCCAGCACGGCTGCCCCGGGCCTTCAGCCATGCCGCCCTCCCAGGCCCTGCTTCCTGCCACGGATGGCCACGAGCAGGGCCTGGAGATGCGGGCCCACACACAGGCTCAAAggcacacacgtgtgcacgcaCCTCCCCACACACCAGTGACACTCGGGGGCACAGCCTGCAGCCACCCTGGGGATAGGGGGACCCTGGGGAGCCTGGGTAGCTGTTGGGGCAACAGGGAGCTGGGGCAGGAGCACGCGGAGGCATGGCCGGCTGAGACACGGGCACACGCTCGCAGGCATGCACACGCGGACGGTGCACACAGGCCACTGCACAGCTGCGGCGAGCCTGCCGCCGGGTGGGAGACCTGGAGGCTGGATGAGGCCCTGGGCAGCAGAGGCTTCTGCCGGGGCCTCAGGAGGGCCGTGGGGGCTCCAGCTGAAGGGTGGCCCCGAGGTCACTCAGGGTCCATCAGCTGGGACCTGCGACCCCCCGCTGACCACAGGGGACAGCCCCTCTGGGCATCCTGCCGCCCAGCTGGCTGCTGCGGTCCTGCTTGTCTGTCCCCTGCAGAGCTGGGGATGCCGCTCGGGTCTCTGGGGGGTGTCTCCTCAGCCCACGTGCAGTTGGGCAACCCACCCAGCCCTGGATGCTGCCCCGCCCCAGTCCCACACCCAGCCGTCACCCCATCTCCCCTGGCCCTCATCTGCGGTCCCCAGCACCGGCCGTCCCCCCCAGACCCCGTCTTCCTCGGCCCTCATCTGCGGTCCCCAGCACCAGCCATCCCCCCCCGACTCCGTCTCCACCGGCCCTCATCTGTGGTCCCCAGCACCAGCTCACCAGGCCGAGAGTCAGCCTGGTCCCCCTCCCCATTCGTGTCCAGTCCTGCCAGTTCCAGCCCCGGGCTCGGCCTGCTCTGTCCCCTGACCCACCCCCGCCCTCCTGAGGGTCGCCGGGACCTCGTCTGTGAAGCCTTCCTCAGGCTCATTCGAGCCCCACTCCCGCAAGGCCAGGGTGACGCCGCTCAGAGGGGTGGACCCTGATGGTCTCTGCAGGAGGCGCCGGGGGCGGTGGGGCGGGTGTCCCTCggggcctggcccagggctgcGGGGGCTGCGTGCACACGAGGAGGCAGCCCAGGGACACCAGGCACAGACATCTGCTTTATTTGTCTGCGATTGGGGCGCACACAGCCTTCTCCAGCACAGAGGCAGTGGCGCCGGCGGGGAGGCCGCGGCTGTTGTCTGGACAGTggccccacagcaggtccaggcTTCAGGCTCCACATCACGGTGGGCCCGGCACAAGGCTGCGTCAACCCTGCAATGAGAAGAGTCCAGTCACTGGGCGTGCTGGCCCCGGCTCTGCTCCACCAGCGCTGAGCAGGGGGTCCTCCCCAGCGGCCCCAGGCCTGGACAGAGCCCCCTCGGCTGTGCGCCCGTGGCCTCCCgcccctgccctgggcccagcTTCGGTGCAGAGGCCGGCTCCCCCCAGCCCACGAGGGCCCCCCCTGTTCTCTCTGTGGGACCCGCTCAGCAGCGCCGTCCACAACAACACAGGCGGCAGGGCTGCGGCCggcccaggcccaggggaccCGCGGGCACCTGCCCCTCCCTGTTGCCCCGGGCAGCCCGGAGCTCTCGGGGGCCTGGGATCGGCAGGGAGGGTCAAGGCAGGGCCTCGGGGTCAGCCTGGGACTGCCACGACCCCCTGCCACCCCCAGGCCAGGGCCATCAGGCCGCATGCTGGCCTCTGCCACCTCGCTGTTCTGCTTCCCACCCCGTATCGGCCTGCTCCCCCGCCGCCCTGGAGGCCAGGGCCTGGCTTGACCAGCCAGCCGCCCTGACCTGGAGCCCGGGTGGGGCTGCGCGTGCCTTGTGAGCGGAGCTGACGCAGTGCTGGTAGGCTCTCACCAGGTCGGCACACAGCAGCACCTCCTGCAGGTGGTCGCGGTAGCAGCGGAGGATCTGGGCCTGCAGCCCCGAGCACACGGGCTGCACCCTGCGCGGCCTGCGGACACGGGAGGGGCCTGTGGTCACCCCAGAGCGCCCGCGGGGCTCCCCGCCCACCCGCCCGGCTGTGGGCCCGCTTCTCCCCCGGAGCCGTCTGAGTTCACAGCTAACACACACAGGACGCACGCGGGATGCGGGAAGACCACAGCACGCCTAGGGCAGAGTGGAGATGCCCAGACCCCTGCCCGGGGAATCTCCGCGGCGGCCTGGAGGGGTCACCGTCCCTGCTGTGCCTGTCAAGGGAGGCCTGGGCCGCACACTAGACTCCAAAGGTGCTCATCTGAAGAACGGCTGCGTTCTCTTTTTTCAAAGAGTGAAGCAAATACAGAAAGCGAAGCAGAGTTCACTCTCAAGTCAGCTCCTTTCTGACGCCTCCCCCACGgtccttcccaccctcccctccctgggcccaACATGCTCTCCCGCACACACCTTCACACTTCTGTGCGCAAGCACACGCACACAGGTACACTCATGTGCACACACGTGCGGGTACACGTGTACACATACATGAACACAATGCACATATACATGAACACACGCATGTGGACACACGTGCACactcacacgtgcacacacatactcacacgtGCCCTCACGCCCCAGGGCGCGTGTGTTGAGGACCCTGGCCCCGCAGCTCCAGGTAGGGCGCCGTctctcacccccccacccccaacacagaACCCAGCGGCTGAGACCAGGAGGCTCCGGGATGCACTTTCAGTGTCTCCAGGGCTCCGGGCGGGTCCACGCGGGAGCCCTGGGGCCCAGGCTGAGCTTGGGCGCCTGGGAAGGACCCCACTCCCGTCCCCGGGACCTGCAGGGGGACAGCAGCCCTGCCCCAGGTCCAGTCCTGAAGTCCAGCCCCCGGCAGGTACCAGGACAGAACGCAACTTGTGACACAGGTCAGACTGCCCGTGTCCGCAGCTGAAGGCTGGAGGGGGCTCGGCGGCCCTCGCCACAGTCTCTCAACTGCCCGGCCCCCAGCGCCGCCCGACGCCCTCCCCTCGGAGCCCCAGGCCCTCTGACGTGGATGAAGCTAACGGAGGGCCTTTCAAATGCCTCCTGAGAGACGTGCCCTCTCGGCCGCCCCCTGAAACACCTTCCTGTGTGCTTCCGTCTGCCCTCCTCCACCCCGCCAACCCTGCACATGGAGCCCTGCGCCTGGACAGGGCTCCAGCCTGGCACCCCCTACGGTCCTTCACACCGGCCTaaatggggggcaggggggaccGGGGCTGGGCGAGACTGGAACCTCAGGATGTGGCCTCAGCTGGAAACGAGGTCTTGGCGGATACGGTGGGTTAGGGTGGGGTCAGCCCCTGATCCAGCTTGACGAGTGTCCCCCTCCAAAGGAGGAGGGACACAGACCACCAGGAGAAGCCATGTGGCATCAGAGGCAGAAGCTGCAGTGACGCGCCCATGAGCcaaggatgccaggcctcccagcagCACAGAAGCGGGACACGCTGGACACAGGCCCGAGACCCCTCGAGCTTCCGAGGGAGCTGCCTACTGGCTGCAGAAGCCCAGGAAACACACCGTCGGCC
Coding sequences within it:
- the CHCHD6 gene encoding MICOS complex subunit MIC25 isoform X3, giving the protein MPASGFVASLLSASGRRATSSCPTVSGQGAGEPGGRAETPRRLLQGAAGAPGEADPESDRAPGSHVCPVPTLRSSRLSSSRCPFVEGAKPSLASIVLCVKFFHGGGSGQTACHIQLPASVDSLQNQQEPRDVQAVITAVPRGSCQGGGRHQAAQGAARVLGAAGPDPPLLPRPPAGGAAVCRPGESLPALRQLRSQGTRSPTRAPGLTQPCAGPTVMWSLKPGPAVGPLSRQQPRPPRRRHCLCAGEGCVRPNRRQIKQMSVPGVPGLPPRVHAAPAALGQAPRDTRPTAPGASCRDHQGPPL
- the CHCHD6 gene encoding MICOS complex subunit MIC25 isoform X10; this translates as MPASGFVASLLSASGRRATSSCPTVSGQGAGEPGGRAETPRRLLQGAAGAPGEAEPRDVQAVITAVPRGSCQGGGRHQAAQGAARVLGAAGPDPPLLPRPPAGGAAVCRPGESLPALRQLRSQGTRSPTRAPGLTQPCAGPTVMWSLKPGPAVGPLSRQQPRPPRRRHCLCAGEGCVRPNRRQIKQMSVPGVPGLPPRVHAAPAALGQAPRDTRPTAPGASCRDHQGPPL